The following are encoded together in the Ooceraea biroi isolate clonal line C1 chromosome 2, Obir_v5.4, whole genome shotgun sequence genome:
- the LOC113563675 gene encoding piggyBac transposable element-derived protein 4-like yields MKVGDFESQTSSTDLRWIKWMDKRVFHFLSNYHDPSEQTTVERRQKDGSLLSVESPVMCADYNSHMGYVDQADRTLSTYKIDRRSRKWWFRIFWHFLDVVVNSLILFKTKGLKPSLSLKQFRLALVNELIGENLPAKKVGNVEVWTQTLISRKYPWKRGEVNLPTCPSILMTEGDVLSVVRRKNSAGLTGFARNAMFSYA; encoded by the coding sequence ATGAAGGTAGGAGATTTTGAGTCTCAGACTTCGAGCACAGATCTTCGATGGATCAAATGGATGGATAAGAGAGTTTTCCATTTTCTATCAAACTACCATGATCCTTCTGAACAAACAACCGTGGAGCGCAGACAAAAGGATGGATCTCTGTTATCTGTTGAAAGCCCTGTTATGTGCGCAGATTATAACAGTCATATGGGATATGTAGATCAAGCTGATCGTACACTATCCACCTATAAGATTGATCGAAGATCCAGGAAGTGGTGGTTCAGAATATTTTGGCACTTTCTAGATGTTGTTGtgaattcattaattttatttaaaacaaaaggTCTCAAACCATCTCTAAGCCTAAAGCAGTTCCGTCTAGCATTGGTGAATGAGTTGATTGGCGAAAATTTACCCGCGAAAAAGGTAGGAAACGTAGAAGTGTGGACACAAACACTCATAAGCCGCAAGTATCCTTGGAAAAGAGGCGAAGTCAATCTTCCCACATGCCCGTCCATACTAATGACCGAAGGCGATGTGCTCAGTGTAGTACGAAGGAAAAACAGTGCAGGTCTAACTGGATTTGCAAGGAATGCAATGTTCTCCTATGCCTAA